A genomic stretch from Anticarsia gemmatalis isolate Benzon Research Colony breed Stoneville strain chromosome 26, ilAntGemm2 primary, whole genome shotgun sequence includes:
- the LOC142984160 gene encoding 3-oxoacyl-[acyl-carrier-protein] reductase FabG-like, which translates to MDFTGKTAIVTGASSGIGAATARLLSLRGASLAIVGRNEERLLQVAKQCEEASKQKPLCLLLDLTSDANCEEVVRKTVQTYKRIDILVNCAGKATVTSLFDTTMEVFDELVQLNLRVPYKMTQSCLPYLKKAKGNVVNVFGAQMRVRPGFLPFAMIRDALERFTKAGALELASEGVRMNAVRPGITRTKFLANLNVDDEHMDLAYDTIAQEVPNHQIIEPEEIAKMIVFAASDELPNLNGASLTVDGAASSY; encoded by the coding sequence ATGGATTTTACCGGGAAAACCGCTATCGTGACCGGAGCCAGTTCCGGCATTGGAGCAGCCACGGCCAGACTGTTATCGCTCCGAGGTGCGTCGCTCGCAATAGTCGGGAGAAACGAGGAGAGATTACTGCAAGTAGCAAAACAATGTGAAGAAGCAAGCAAACAGAAGCCGCTATGCCTCCTTCTGGATCTAACCAGCGACGCAAACTGCGAAGAAGTCGTCAGAAAAACCGTTCAGACGTACAAAAGGATCGATATTCTCGTGAACTGCGCTGGAAAAGCGACTGTCACATCTCTATTCGATACAACGATGGAAGTGTTTGATGAACTAGTACAATTAAATCTTCGTGTACCTTACAAGATGACACAATCTTGTCTGCCGTACTTGAAGAAGGCTAAAGGAAACGTTGTCAACGTCTTCGGAGCGCAAATGAGAGTCCGACCAGGGTTTTTGCCGTTCGCGATGATTCGTGATGCTTTAGAACGGTTCACTAAAGCTGGAGCTCTGGAACTTGCGAGTGAGGGAGTGAGAATGAATGCTGTACGTCCAGGAATAACAAGGACGAAGTTTTTGGCGAATTTGAACGTGGATGATGAGCATATGGATCTGGCTTATGATACAATAGCTCAAGAGGTGCCGAATCATCAGATTATTGAGCCTGAAGAGATAGCTAAGATGATTGTTTTTGCTGCTAGTGATGAATTACCGAACTTAAACGGTGCTAGTTTAACTGTAGACGGAGCCGCGTCGTCTTATTGA
- the LOC142984159 gene encoding putative oxidoreductase SSP0419, producing the protein MDKIDFHGKVAIITGASSGIGAATAVAFASYGAKLTLVGRNEARLLETANKCVSKSSLVPLWLQLDLTHPGSCQRLINKTVEMYGRIDILVNCAGKVAVSSLFDESMDIFDDLMNINFRVPYQLSQLALPYLITTKGNIVNIGSSMTRRYKPGILPYIISKSAVEVFTKFAAPELITEGVRINSICPGHTKTNILQNVNITEDIKEVTYDVLAQDMPNGEVLEPEEVATLICLAASDVFPSMNGSELLVDGASCMA; encoded by the coding sequence ATGGACAAAATCGACTTCCACGGCAAAGTGGCTATCATAACAGGAGCAAGTTCCGGCATTGGAGCAGCTACAGCCGTGGCATTTGCTAGCTACGGAGCCAAACTAACCCTGGTCGGAAGAAACGAAGCAAGACTGTTAGAAACCGCGAACAAATGTGTGAGTAAAAGTAGCTTAGTGCCGTTATGGCTTCAGTTGGATCTGACCCACCCTGGTAGCTGCCAACGACTGATAAACAAAACAGTGGAAATGTATGGAAGAATAGACATACTAGTGAACTGTGCGGGTAAAGTGGCCGTGTCTTCCTTATTCGACGAATCCATGGACATTTTCGACGACCTAATGAACATAAACTTCAGAGTGCCTTATCAGCTGTCTCAGCTAGCGCTACCTTATCTTATTACGACGAAAGGAAACATAGTTAACATAGGGTCTTCAATGACAAGAAGGTACAAGCCTGGGATACTCCCATACATAATTTCGAAGTCTGCTGTAGAAGTATTTACGAAATTTGCAGCACCTGAGCTCATAACTGAAGGAGTGAGAATCAATTCTATTTGTCCTGGACATACGAAAACGAATATTTTACAGAACGTGAATATTACTGAAGATATTAAGGAGGTGACTTATGATGTACTGGCCCAGGATATGCCGAATGGTGAAGTCTTAGAGCCAGAGGAGGTGGCTACGTTGATATGCTTGGCTGCAAGTGATGTGTTTCCTAGTATGAACGGTTCCGAGTTACTTGTCGATGGAGCGTCTTGTATGGCGTGA